The Bacteroidota bacterium DNA window GGAGACCGTTCGGCAAAAATCAGGACATACAATTATCCCCAGGGCAGGGTTACAGACCACAGGATTACACTCACGCTGTACAATCTTGCAGCAATCATGGATGGAGACATCCAGGAAATTATCGACAAGCTGCAAATGGCCGAAAATGCTGAACGTTTGAAAGAAATGGTTGAAGAATAAAAATAAATAAAATGAACTTCGAAGATATCGTCAAACAAATCAAAAAGAAAAAAAGTTTTTTGTGCATCGGCCTTGACACGGATATTCACAAGATTCCTAAAATGTTGATGAAGGAAGAATATCCCGTCTTCGAGTTTAACAAAGCCATCATTGATGCCACTCAGGACGTTGCCGTGGCTTATAAGCCCAATATTGCCTTTTACGAAAGTCTGGGAGCTGCCGGATGGATCAGCCTGGAACTTACCGTAAAATATCTTCACGAAAAATTTCCAGAAATTTTTTTAATTGCCGACGCCAAACGGGGTGATATTGGCAACACTTCAAAAATGTATGCTTCGGCCTACTTCAGCAATCTGGATTTTGATGCAGTAACCGTAGCACCTTATATGGGCGAGGATTCAGTTATTCCTTTCCTTTCTTTTGAAGACAAATGGGTCATTTTGCTGGCGCTGACGTCCAATAAGGGGGCTAATGATTTTCAGTTTATCGCCGGGCAGAATAATGGCTTAAAGCTTTTCGAGGATGTTTTGACCATTTCTCAGCAATGGGGGAATAAAAACAACATGATGTATGTTGTTGGGGCCACGCGTGCAGAAATGCTGGCTGATGTCCGCAAGTTTGTTCCCGACCACTTTTTGCTGGTACCGGGCATTGGAGCCCAGGGAGGCAGCCT harbors:
- a CDS encoding peptide chain release factor 1 translates to GDRSAKIRTYNYPQGRVTDHRITLTLYNLAAIMDGDIQEIIDKLQMAENAERLKEMVEE
- the pyrF gene encoding orotidine-5'-phosphate decarboxylase, with translation MNFEDIVKQIKKKKSFLCIGLDTDIHKIPKMLMKEEYPVFEFNKAIIDATQDVAVAYKPNIAFYESLGAAGWISLELTVKYLHEKFPEIFLIADAKRGDIGNTSKMYASAYFSNLDFDAVTVAPYMGEDSVIPFLSFEDKWVILLALTSNKGANDFQFIAGQNNGLKLFEDVLTISQQWGNKNNMMYVVGATRAEMLADVRKFVPDHFLLVPGIGAQGGSLSEVAKYGMNNSCGLLVNSSRGIIYADGTNRFAQAAREKAIEIQKEMEILLADKGII